DNA from Synechococcus elongatus PCC 6301:
ACAGATTCGCCAGCGTTGGGTCAGCATCATAGGCCTGCTTAATCTTGTTGAGGAAACCCGCCCGAATGATGCAGCCGCCTTTCCAAATCCGCGCCAGTTCACCTAAATTCAGACCGTAGTTGTAGACCTGGGAGGCTTTGGCTAGCAGCGCCATGCCTTGGGCATAGGAGCAAATTTTCGAGCAGTAGAGCGCATCGCGCACACTGTCGATAAAGGCTTGGCGATCGCCACTGAAGGGCTCGGTAATCGGTCCTGAAAGAATTTCAGAAGCTGCCTGACGCTCGGCTTTGATCGAGGACAGGATGCGGGCGTTGACAGCAGCAATGATGGTTGGAATCGCAACGCCAATTTCCAGTGCCGTTTCCACCGTCCAGCGACCGGTTCCTTTTTGACCAGCGGCATCTATAATCAGCTCGACCAAGGGCTGACCAGTACCCAAGTCATCGACTTTGGTGAAAATATCCGCCGTGATTTCAATCAAGAACGAGTCGAGTTCCGGCGTTTTGTTCCAGGCGGCGAAGACATCATGCAGTTCACTGGCATTGAGGCCTGCCACCGATTTGAGGAGGTCATAGGCTTCGGCGATCAGCTGCATATCGCCATATTCAATGCCGTTGTGCACCATCTTGACGTAGTGCCCAGAGCCACCAGGACCGATGTAGGTAACGCAGGGGCCATCGTCGACTTGGGCAGCAATGCTGCGCACGATCGGCTCCACGGCTTCGTAGGCCGCTTGGGTGCCCCCCGGCATCAAACTGGGGCCATTCAAAGCCCCCTCTTCGCCACCA
Protein-coding regions in this window:
- the gndA gene encoding NADP-dependent phosphogluconate dehydrogenase, producing MALQQFGLIGLAVMGENLALNIERNGFSLTVYNRTAEKTEAFMADRAQGKNIVPAYSLEDFVASLERPRRILVMVKAGGPVDAVVEQLKPLLDPGDLIIDGGNSLFTDTERRVKDLEALGLGFMGMGVSGGEEGALNGPSLMPGGTQAAYEAVEPIVRSIAAQVDDGPCVTYIGPGGSGHYVKMVHNGIEYGDMQLIAEAYDLLKSVAGLNASELHDVFAAWNKTPELDSFLIEITADIFTKVDDLGTGQPLVELIIDAAGQKGTGRWTVETALEIGVAIPTIIAAVNARILSSIKAERQAASEILSGPITEPFSGDRQAFIDSVRDALYCSKICSYAQGMALLAKASQVYNYGLNLGELARIWKGGCIIRAGFLNKIKQAYDADPTLANLLLAPEFRQTILDRQLAWRRVIAIAAERGIPVPAFSASLDYFDSYRRDRLPQNLTQAQCDYFGAHTYERTDRSGSFHAQWF